One Drosophila virilis strain 15010-1051.87 chromosome 5, Dvir_AGI_RSII-ME, whole genome shotgun sequence DNA window includes the following coding sequences:
- the CAP gene encoding vinexin isoform X23 → MGQEHTQNTTMFAPKFKARAPSGSGVWTPKSQTPYGSSNELDISSSAAPTPPPPPTQPVWTPQPSPALSGRKEFRPVRFESPTLPRRYTAQQQQQQQQQQQPTTTIPPWSYTNGNCPVPAPRSSTATTTSLSTPTTLNSNNSDYAETDYSNQFGPVAASASVSDKIKTFERSASTSELYRPFARRQLSDTSRPVYRPNEVIYKVKHEYMSEPETESDRPRKMAQLGRRQYEGIGPVTNDGMPIILRSEVQEPHQHEWYKRLYQTIHKQKNGDDFVIRYKCPRARPSYKSNGYVSEPEPNYDSDYSTVKYRTPNPLRVQSVSSAVNVRNLSQDDKLYGTMPNPIKAAQNSYKNQPGRIENYTTGHSSVSEKEKKEWWDEVMDIFNGNLEQSKLSPLYTEGNLSRALAKESGYTSDSNLVFRKKELPVSSPLSPVEQRQAYKSLQAGGEPPLLGFRKPAPEKPKDFDSSAAPPIPPQPPLKGLTNSNSFYEPYSPYSNGDHIDSGTDVNIHFKTPIRHEYKQNISEEELAIRQAEHMQKLYQEERRRKYLQELQDMNSRRHTDNFTPSQKSPIALNRYDDFPTDVTLKSLVGPKTVARALYNFQGQTSKELSFRKGDTIYIRRQIDPNWYEGEHNAMIGLLPASYVEIVSRDGARTPGKRPSEGQARAKYNFQAQSGVELSLNKGELVTLTRRVDGNWFEGKIANRKGIFPVSYVEVLTDIGAEDIAARTTTVINTQSTTNLRPNLDVLRTNINNEFNTLTQNGAHPPNGILKETRTLHKTDALHVDTSSEPLTYRALYKYRPQNSDELEIFEGDLVQVLEKCDDGWFVGTSQRTGCFGTFPGNYVERA, encoded by the exons atggggCAGG agcacacacaaaacacaacaatGTTTGCGCCCAAATTTAAAGCACGCGCACCATCGGGCTCAG GCGTCTGGACACCCAAGAGTCAAACGCCGTACGGCTCCAGCAACGAGCTAGACATCAGCTCCTCGGCGGCGCCCACgcctccgccgccgcccacACAGCCCGTGTGGACGCCGCAGCCGTCGCCCGCGCTGAGCGGACGCAAGGAGTTTCGCCCCGTGCGCTTCGAGTCGCCCACATTGCCACGACGCTACAcggcccagcagcagcagcagcagcagcaacaacagcagccgacgacgacgattCCGCCCTGGTCATATACAAACGGCAACTGCCCAGTGCCTGCACCACGGAGCAGCACGGCGACCACCACCAGCCTGAGCACGCCCACAACGCTGAACTCGAACAATTCGGACTACGCGGAAACCGATTATTCCAATCAATTTGGCCCAGTGGCTGCCAGTGCCAGTGTCTCCGACAAGATcaaaa CATTTGAACGCTCGGCTTCCACATCGGAGCTATATAGGCCGTTCGCACGCCGTCAACTGTCCGACACTAGCCGTCCCGTCTATAGGCCTAATGAAGTCA TCTACAAAGTCAAGCACGAGTATATGAGCGAACCGGAAACGGAAAGCGATCGTCCGCGCAAAATGGCACAGTTAGGTCGACGGCAATACGAAGGCATCGGTCCGGTGACCAACGATGGAATGCCCATCATACTGAGATCG GAGGTCCAGGAACCGCACCAGCATGAATGGTATAAGCGACTCTATCAGACCATACATAAGCAGAAGAATGGCG ACGATTTTGTGATACGCTACAAGTGTCCCAGAG CACGTCCCTCGTACAAGAGCAATGGTTATGTCTCAGAGCCCGAGCCCAATTACGATTCCGATTACTCGACTGTAAAATACCGTACACCCAATCCTCTACGCGTACAGTCGGTCTCATCGGCAGTCAACGTGCGCAATCTAAGCCAGGACGATAA ATTGTATGGTACTATGCCCAATCCCATAAAAGCGGCACAGAACTCGTACAAGAATCAACCTGGTCGCATCGAGAACTATACAACTGGACATTCGTCTGTTTCGGAAAAGGAGAAGAAGGAG TGGTGGGACGAAGTGATGGACATCTTTAACGGG AATTTGGAACAATCGAAATTATCGCCGCTCTACACAGAAGGCAATTTGTCAAG AGCTCTGGCCAAAGAATCGGGTTATACCAGCGATTCGAATCTAGTCTTCCGCAAAAAGGAGCTACCCGTTAGCAGTCCGCTGAGTCCCGTGGAGCAGCGACAGGCCTACAAGAGCTTACAGGCGGGAGGGGAACCGCCTTTGCTGGGCTTCCGTAAGCCCGCGCCCGAGAAACCCAAAG ATTTTGACTCGAGCGCCGCACCACCAATACCCCCACAGCCACCGCTCAAGGGCCTGACCAACTCGAACTCATTCTACGAGCCCTACAGCCCCTACAGCAACGGTGACCACATTGATTCGGGCACAG ACGTGAACATACACTTCAAGACACCGATAAGGCATGAGTACAAGCAGAACATATCGGAGGAGGAATTAGCTATTCGACAAGCGGAGCATATGCAGAAATTGTATCAGGAGGAGCGCAGACGCAAGTATCTACAGGAGCTGCAGGACATGAATTCGCGACGACACACCGACAATTTTACACCCTCACAGAAATCGCCAATTGCCTTGAATCGTTACGATGATTTCCCCACAGACGTAACGCTCAAATCTCTGGTGGGACCCAAAACAGTTGCCAGGGCCCTCTACAACTTCCAGGGACAGACCTCCAA GGAGCTCTCGTTCCGCAAGGGCGACACCATATACATCAGGCGACAGATCGATCCCAACTGGTATGAGGGCGAGCATAATGCCATGATTGGACTGCTGCCGGCCAGCTATGTCGAG ATTGTCAGTCGGGATGGCGCCCGCACGCCTGGCAAGCGTCCATCGGAGGGCCAGGCACGTGCCAAGTACAACTTCCAGGCGCAGTCCGGCGTGGAGCTGTCCCTCAACAAGGGCGAGCTGGTCACACTGACACGTCGCGTCGACGGCAATTGGTTTGAGGGCAAAATAGCCAATCGCAAGGGCATTTTCCCGGTCTCCTATGTGGAG GTCTTAACCGACATTGGTGCCGAAGATATTGCAGCTAGAACCACAACCGTAATCAACACTCAGAGTACCACGAATCTGCGTCCAAATCTGGACGTGCTGCGCACAAATATCAACAACGAGTTCAATACGCTGACCCAGAACGGAGCACATCCGCCAAATGGCATACTGAAGGAGACCCGCACGCTGCACAAAACAGACGCCCTTCATGTGGACACCAGCTCGGAGCCCTTGAC TTATCGTGCGCTGTACAAATACCGACCACAAAACTCCGATGAGCTGGAGATCTTTGAGGGGGATCTGGTGCAGGTGCTGGAGAAGTGCGACGATGGCTGGTTCGTCGGCACTTCGCAGCGGACGGGCTGCTTTGGCACATTCCCCGGCAACTATGTGGAACGTGCCTGA
- the CAP gene encoding uncharacterized protein CAP isoform X20, which yields MGQEHTQNTTMFAPKFKARAPSGSGVWTPKSQTPYGSSNELDISSSAAPTPPPPPTQPVWTPQPSPALSGRKEFRPVRFESPTLPRRYTAQQQQQQQQQQQPTTTIPPWSYTNGNCPVPAPRSSTATTTSLSTPTTLNSNNSDYAETDYSNQFGPVAASASVSDKIKTFERSASTSELYRPFARRQLSDTSRPVYRPNEVIYKVKHEYMSEPETESDRPRKMAQLGRRQYEGIGPVTNDGMPIILRSEVQEPHQHEWYKRLYQTIHKQKNGDDFVIRYKCPRARPSYKSNGYVSEPEPNYDSDYSTVKYRTPNPLRVQSVSSAVNVRNLSQDDKLYGTMPNPIKAAQNSYKNQPGRIENYTTGHSSVSEKEKKEWWDEVMDIFNGNLEQSKLSPLYTEGNLSRALAKESGYTSDSNLVFRKKELPVSSPLSPVEQRQAYKSLQAGGEPPLLGFRKPAPEKPKEIVEEFEFIQITPTLTKIRVSTKPLEDSKEVLEQAETKAAPPAPPTPPPPPPPPPPPPPTNSANKMFSHFSKNLPSFIPLSKKQQQQQQLQETAPLPPNRRSSCTKSTVRVEKITSSCAKSRHDQCFLPPGGSNSLTLRKVASSRREPICRSKSTGAVSTLLATLTATKETRTKDGCLLRVQQHQQQHQHQHHARLRSVSPSRRPAARLLALRHSSRSPVAFGRSISKERSFAEEKKRLESTLPPSRTNFEASTNILRDPSLKSPQEVREAVRSYATCKAQHTVRSKSLPRLRHSTVSTTTRHTMCLPQVRPQQLLDCSRALKKVLPKCSKAQGQTVQAIATVHRSASQESLPRSNSTYSIDSVVRQEYVPIAPPKTYMGKTKPNKLQTSRSEGHVPRKRSSTTTKTTLNKSKPTAAIAQQSYSETVREKTHFWNDYNAKQGQTHTTHTPHSLPQLINGGTSDYKYCSLVEPGYAEDVYDYTSAQAPGSCIEDLVWKYESKAQPGPVRPAAMTDIARPQSPHTELGRRFSPTREVRVPQQQQQTQHQTQHREVRSPSRRRIDSLRSSQRQDKEQQQAVARASSLSSADDRSKRQSGGAAAGDGLYQCGELAHSATSLVQLERHSPSCRYRNNCERFTELNRFYSTLERVGQLERATSASNFHPLRKDAELLDFDEWRKVRLHERAEKELQYLVGKLQMDQRERDLHFRSKDVNEIKWRQDADQALHAKQKSVEDLRENFEQLQLLKQQARAEAELPPVQRQWRRNTVADLASSLEAGGHSREPQTERQTERHLSNDLVSTLSKDQIKKITQQLNEIYAGNRQPGAVEEQYVVTVEKGSRPSSHANTLKVRCNSNISKEQLLGPVLRKREEQQAQTLPRATRSQSPVMVARETRGAIAAKNAELTLTKPPEVPPRPKPISEPKPTKTIAKAEQERQDQDKENPINQKIQYFEERQFEEPPKTIYHAREDSSPDEAEVMRLIEQNMQARQQARHSHSHSHSQGHSHSQSHMIHTELSNSLTDLSGIYGERPAARVNFHLHSPPDRPPEDERQEELLSYEHGSPDGSLELYDAYYRSRSLSPQSQASACSSSYLQRVYTGEVQKMKQRFESIQREQQTNERRDFFGLSTLRKARSDPALKTGSKDASGNATDALPLQDVSQLTHKFELRHGATPSPERGRRKQRGLLMPHIDIISKTAELLPAKASPTRSHSSNSCSNPGHVQSLRQRYESPEPPESAGQAQSLPQRYLSTSLADLRDVHESISPHLSGDWVAHKHPQRTPALPKKPQRQPALRASSNSPPRPARQTDIFANQPFDPHKHRPKARYVPDGADAASSAARRCPANSLERLKRHALAVTFKDVNIHFKTPIRHEYKQNISEEELAIRQAEHMQKLYQEERRRKYLQELQDMNSRRHTDNFTPSQKSPIALNRYDDFPTDVTLKSLVGPKTVARALYNFQGQTSKELSFRKGDTIYIRRQIDPNWYEGEHNAMIGLLPASYVEIVSRDGARTPGKRPSEGQARAKYNFQAQSGVELSLNKGELVTLTRRVDGNWFEGKIANRKGIFPVSYVEVLTDIGAEDIAARTTTVINTQSTTNLRPNLDVLRTNINNEFNTLTQNGAHPPNGILKETRTLHKTDALHVDTSSEPLTYRALYKYRPQNSDELEIFEGDLVQVLEKCDDGWFVGTSQRTGCFGTFPGNYVERA from the exons atggggCAGG agcacacacaaaacacaacaatGTTTGCGCCCAAATTTAAAGCACGCGCACCATCGGGCTCAG GCGTCTGGACACCCAAGAGTCAAACGCCGTACGGCTCCAGCAACGAGCTAGACATCAGCTCCTCGGCGGCGCCCACgcctccgccgccgcccacACAGCCCGTGTGGACGCCGCAGCCGTCGCCCGCGCTGAGCGGACGCAAGGAGTTTCGCCCCGTGCGCTTCGAGTCGCCCACATTGCCACGACGCTACAcggcccagcagcagcagcagcagcagcaacaacagcagccgacgacgacgattCCGCCCTGGTCATATACAAACGGCAACTGCCCAGTGCCTGCACCACGGAGCAGCACGGCGACCACCACCAGCCTGAGCACGCCCACAACGCTGAACTCGAACAATTCGGACTACGCGGAAACCGATTATTCCAATCAATTTGGCCCAGTGGCTGCCAGTGCCAGTGTCTCCGACAAGATcaaaa CATTTGAACGCTCGGCTTCCACATCGGAGCTATATAGGCCGTTCGCACGCCGTCAACTGTCCGACACTAGCCGTCCCGTCTATAGGCCTAATGAAGTCA TCTACAAAGTCAAGCACGAGTATATGAGCGAACCGGAAACGGAAAGCGATCGTCCGCGCAAAATGGCACAGTTAGGTCGACGGCAATACGAAGGCATCGGTCCGGTGACCAACGATGGAATGCCCATCATACTGAGATCG GAGGTCCAGGAACCGCACCAGCATGAATGGTATAAGCGACTCTATCAGACCATACATAAGCAGAAGAATGGCG ACGATTTTGTGATACGCTACAAGTGTCCCAGAG CACGTCCCTCGTACAAGAGCAATGGTTATGTCTCAGAGCCCGAGCCCAATTACGATTCCGATTACTCGACTGTAAAATACCGTACACCCAATCCTCTACGCGTACAGTCGGTCTCATCGGCAGTCAACGTGCGCAATCTAAGCCAGGACGATAA ATTGTATGGTACTATGCCCAATCCCATAAAAGCGGCACAGAACTCGTACAAGAATCAACCTGGTCGCATCGAGAACTATACAACTGGACATTCGTCTGTTTCGGAAAAGGAGAAGAAGGAG TGGTGGGACGAAGTGATGGACATCTTTAACGGG AATTTGGAACAATCGAAATTATCGCCGCTCTACACAGAAGGCAATTTGTCAAG AGCTCTGGCCAAAGAATCGGGTTATACCAGCGATTCGAATCTAGTCTTCCGCAAAAAGGAGCTACCCGTTAGCAGTCCGCTGAGTCCCGTGGAGCAGCGACAGGCCTACAAGAGCTTACAGGCGGGAGGGGAACCGCCTTTGCTGGGCTTCCGTAAGCCCGCGCCCGAGAAACCCAAAG aaattgtgGAAGAATTCGAATTTATTCAGATAACGCCCACGCTAACCAAAATACGCGTGAGCACCAAGCCGCTCGAGGATTCCAAGGAAGTGCTAGAGCAAGCAGAGACTAAAGCTGCTCCGCCAGCACCACCAACACCACCTCCcccaccaccaccgccaccgccaccgccgccgacAAATTCagctaacaaaatgttttcgcatTTCTCCAAGAATTTGCCCTCTTTTATACCCCTGagcaagaagcagcagcagcagcagcagctgcaggagACGGCTCCTTTGCCACCGAATCGCCGCTCCTCCTGCACCAAGAGCACCGTGCGCGTGGAGAAGATCACGAGCAGTTGCGCCAAGTCGCGCCATGATCAATGCTTTCTGCCTCCCGGCGGCAGCAATAGCCTAACCCTGCGCAAGGTCGCCAGCTCACGTCGAGAGCCCATTTGCCGGTCCAAGTCCACCGGAGCGGTGTCCACGCTGCTGGCCACCCTGACCGCCACCAAGGAGACTCGCACCAAGGACGGCTGCCTGCTGCGAGtccagcagcaccagcagcagcatcagcatcagcatcatgCGCGCCTGCGCTCCGTGAGTCCCAGTCGTCGCCCCGCCGCACGCCTGCTCGCGCTCCGCCACTCGAGCCGCAGTCCAGTCGCGTTTGGACGCAGCATTTCCAAGGAGCGCAGCTTCGCCGAGGAGAAGAAGCGTCTGGAGAGCACGCTGCCGCCTAGTCGCACCAACTTCGAGGCGAGCACCAATATACTCCGCGATCCCTCGCTGAAATCCCCGCAGGAGGTGCGCGAGGCGGTGCGCTCCTATGCCACCTGCAAGGCGCAACACACTGTGAGGAGCAAGTCGCTGCCCCGTTTGCGCCACAGCACCGTCAGCACCACCACGAGGCACACCATGTGCCTGCCACAGGTCAGaccacagcagctgctggactGCAGTCGGGCGTTGAAGAAAGTGCTGCCCAAGTGCAGCAAGGCGCAGGGTCAAACTGTCCAGGCAATTGCCACAGTGCATCGCAGCGCCTCGCAGGAGAGTTTGCCGCGCAGCAACTCGACCTACTCCATCGACTCGGTGGTGCGGCAGGAGTATGTGCCCATAGCACCGCCCAAAACCTATATGGGCAAGACGAAGCCCAACAAGCTGCAGACCAGCCGCAGCGAGGGTCATGTGCCGCGCAAGCGTTCGAGCACCACCACCAAAACCACTTTAAATAAATCCAAGCCCACGGCTGCCATTGCCCAGCAATCGTACAGCGAAACGGTACGCGAGAAAACCCACTTCTGGAACGATTACAATGCCAAGCAGGGTCAAACCCACACGACCCACACGCCCCACTCGCTGCCGCAGCTGATCAATGGAGGCACCAGCGACTACAAGTACTGCTCGCTAGTGGAGCCTGGCTATGCCGAGGATGTCTACGATTACACGTCGGCCCAGGCGCCCGGCAGCTGCATAGAGGATCTCGTCTGGAAGTACGAGAGCAAGGCTCAGCCCGGCCCAGTCAGGCCCGCAGCTATGACGGACATCGCGCGGCCACAGTCGCCACACACGGAGCTGGGGCGTCGCTTTTCGCCGACGCGTGAGGTGCGcgtgccgcagcagcagcagcagacacaGCATCAGACACAGCATCGGGAGGTGCGCTCCCCCTCGCGCCGGCGCATAGACAGCTTGCGATCGAGCCAGCGTCAGGACAAGGAGCAACAACAGGCGGTGGCACGCGCCAGCAGCCTGAGCAGCGCCGATGATCGCAGCAAGCGGCAGTCGGGTGGTGCGGCTGCTGGAGACGGGCTCTATCAGTGTGGTGAGCTGGCGCACAGCGCTACGTCGCTGGTGCAGCTGGAGCGGCACAGTCCGAGCTGTCGTTATCGCAACAATTGCGAACGCTTCACCGAGCTGAATCGCTTCTATAGCACATTAGAGCGCGTGGGGCAGTTGGAACGTGCCACCTCGGCGAGCAATTTCCATCCGTTGCGCAAGGATGCGGAGCTACTGGACTTTGACGAGTGGCGCAAGGTGCGTCTGCACGAGCGCGCCGAGAAGGAGCTGCAATATCTGGTGGGCAAGCTGCAAATGGATCAGCGCGAGCGCGACTTGCACTTTCGCTCTAAGGACGTGAACGAGATCAAGTGGCGGCAGGATGCGGATCAGGCGCTGCATGCCAAGCAGAAATCCGTGGAGGATTTGCGCGAGAATTTcgagcagttgcagctgctgaaGCAACAGGCACGTGCCGAGGCCGAGCTGCCGCCCGTGCAGCGTCAATGGCGCCGGAACACAGTAGCGGATCTGGCCAGCAGCCTGGAAGCTGGAGGCCACAGCCGGGAGCCACAGACGGAGCGACAGACGGAACGTCATTTGAGCAACGATTTGGTGAGCACTCTGTCCAAGGATCAAATCAAGAAGATAACACAGCAGCTGAACGAGATCTATGCGGGCAATCGTCAGCCCGGAGCCGTGGAGGAGCAATATGTGGTCACCGTGGAGAAGGGCTCAAGGCCCAGTAGCCATGCCAACACGCTGAAGGTGCGCTGCAACTCGAACATCAGCAAGGAGCAGCTGCTCGGTCCGGTGCTGCGCAAGCGGGAGGAGCAACAGGCGCAAACTTTGCCGCGTGCCACGCGCAGCCAATCCCCCGTGATGGTCGCCCGGGAGACACGCGGCGCCATTGCCGCCAAGAATGCGGAGCTTACGCTGACCAAGCCGCCCGAGGTGCCGCCGCGACCCAAGCCCATAAGCGAGCCTAAGCCAACGAAAACTATTGCCAAGGCCGAGCAAGAGCGACAGGATCAAGACAAGGAGAATCCCATTAACCAGAAGATTCAGTACTTTGAAGAGCGGCAGTTCGAGGAGCCGCCCAAGACCATATACCATGCACGCGAGGACAGCTCCCCGGACGAGGCGGAGGTCATGCGTCTCATCGAGCAGAATATGCAGGCGCGTCAGCAGGCCAggcacagtcacagtcacagtcacagccaGGGTCACAGTCACAGCCAGAGTCACATGATACATACGGAGCTGAGCAACTCGCTCACAGATTTGAGTGGCATTTATGGAGAACGTCCGGCAGCACGCGTAAATTTTCACTTGCACAGCCCGCCCGATCGTCCGCCCGAAGACGAGCGGCAGGAAGAGCTGCTCAGCTACGAGCATGGTTCACCCGACGGCAGCCTTGAGCTCTACGATGCCTACTATCGCTCCAGGAGTTTGTCCCCCCAGTCGCAGGCCTCTGCCTGCTCCAGCTCGTATCTGCAGCGCGTGTACACGGGCGAGGTGCAGAAGATGAAGCAGAGATTTGAGAGCATCCAGCGGGAGCAACAGACCAATGAACGGCGTGATTTTTTTGGGCTTAGTACGCTGCGGAAGGCGCGCAGCGATCCTGCACTGAAGACAGGATCAAAAGACGCCTCGGGCAACGCGACGGATGCGTTGCCGCTGCAGGATGTCAGCCAGCTGACGCACAAATTCGAGCTGCGACATGGAGCAACTCCCTCGCCGGAGCGCGGCAGACGCAAGCAGCGCGGCCTGCTGATGCCGCACATAGACATCATAAGCAAGACGGCCGAGCTGTTGCCGGCCAAGGCGAGTCCCACgcgcagccacagcagcaacagctgctccaACCCGGGCCACGTGCAGTCGCTGCGCCAGCGCTACGAGTCACCGGAGCCACCGGAGTCCGCTGGCCAGGCACAAAGCCTGCCTCAGCGCTATTTGTCCACCTCCCTGGCGGATTTGCGGGACGTACACGAGAGCATATCGCCACATTTGAGCGGCGATTGGGTGGCGCACAAACATCCGCAGCGCACGCCAGCGCTGCCCAAGAAACCGCAGAGACAGCCGGCGTTGCGTGCCAGCTCCAACTCGCCGCCGCGACCGgccaggcagacggacatCTTTGCCAATCAGCCGTTCGATCCGCACAAGCATCGACCGAAGGCGCGCTATGTGCCCGATGGCGCGGATGCGGCAAGCAGCGCTGCCCGGCGTTGTCCGGCCAACAGCTTGGAGCGTCTCAAGCGCCACGCCCTGGCGGTCACATTTAAAG ACGTGAACATACACTTCAAGACACCGATAAGGCATGAGTACAAGCAGAACATATCGGAGGAGGAATTAGCTATTCGACAAGCGGAGCATATGCAGAAATTGTATCAGGAGGAGCGCAGACGCAAGTATCTACAGGAGCTGCAGGACATGAATTCGCGACGACACACCGACAATTTTACACCCTCACAGAAATCGCCAATTGCCTTGAATCGTTACGATGATTTCCCCACAGACGTAACGCTCAAATCTCTGGTGGGACCCAAAACAGTTGCCAGGGCCCTCTACAACTTCCAGGGACAGACCTCCAA GGAGCTCTCGTTCCGCAAGGGCGACACCATATACATCAGGCGACAGATCGATCCCAACTGGTATGAGGGCGAGCATAATGCCATGATTGGACTGCTGCCGGCCAGCTATGTCGAG ATTGTCAGTCGGGATGGCGCCCGCACGCCTGGCAAGCGTCCATCGGAGGGCCAGGCACGTGCCAAGTACAACTTCCAGGCGCAGTCCGGCGTGGAGCTGTCCCTCAACAAGGGCGAGCTGGTCACACTGACACGTCGCGTCGACGGCAATTGGTTTGAGGGCAAAATAGCCAATCGCAAGGGCATTTTCCCGGTCTCCTATGTGGAG GTCTTAACCGACATTGGTGCCGAAGATATTGCAGCTAGAACCACAACCGTAATCAACACTCAGAGTACCACGAATCTGCGTCCAAATCTGGACGTGCTGCGCACAAATATCAACAACGAGTTCAATACGCTGACCCAGAACGGAGCACATCCGCCAAATGGCATACTGAAGGAGACCCGCACGCTGCACAAAACAGACGCCCTTCATGTGGACACCAGCTCGGAGCCCTTGAC TTATCGTGCGCTGTACAAATACCGACCACAAAACTCCGATGAGCTGGAGATCTTTGAGGGGGATCTGGTGCAGGTGCTGGAGAAGTGCGACGATGGCTGGTTCGTCGGCACTTCGCAGCGGACGGGCTGCTTTGGCACATTCCCCGGCAACTATGTGGAACGTGCCTGA